A single genomic interval of Terriglobus albidus harbors:
- a CDS encoding alpha-amylase family glycosyl hydrolase: MNQVRDVQKHPERVVHAGAIYAMGLIDEASHVLLERYRQELDPAAMTDALTWFSGYIGSHQLDRLLLSFVEQFPGSSVYRAVQTPKEWLTGSTDGTPHRAVALEEMILLWMANRNEAFRPFEELFEDRSLAEQTAYRSVVEKLPAYFATRPLVPMEDSEPQSLFDVLRAPAVAAPGSLRGQLDLIRIKWRRLIGGSLDRLLAIAGEILQEEDLAIWLQFNPPNAAAEAAARAAAEAAAAAAAQRRRESGQQQWPSIVSRSEVPQFGDAVHETEKFSPDVAWMPGAVLIAKSTYVWLAQLSKRYQRSIHRLDQIPDEELETLARRGMNSLWLIGIWERSRASQTIKQLCGNPDAVASAYSLFDYAIAEDLGGEPAYVNLRNRAYARGIRLASDMVPNHMGIDSPWVVEHPDWFISRQDSPYPAYNFDGPDLSHDPRVEIKIESHYYEQTDAAVVFRRRDRASGETRYIYHGNDGTSFPWNDTAQLDYLNPAVREQVIQTILHVARLFPVIRFDAAMTLAKRHFHRLWFPGPGSSGAIPSRAEYGMSSAEFNAHMPHEFWREVVDRVAAEVPGTLLLAEAFWLMEGYFVRTLGMHRVYNSAFMNMMRDEENAKYRSVLKNTLEFDPDIMKRYVNFMSNPDERTTIDQFGDGDKCFGVTAMMATLPGLPMFGHGQIDGFTEKYGMEYRRPRYDEAPNHWLVERHEREIAPLLHKRALFAESSNFLLYDFFNDNGTVDENVFAYSNRLGDQRGLVLYNNRYSTTKGTVDWSAAYADKHSGQLRQQRLKDGLGLSGDPAIILRYRDSLTGLEYLRRAQNTAEQGLRIELRAYQCHVFLDWREMRATADKPWDRLCDELNGRGVANLEDELINLSLRPGHDALRWLLDPALVRTLAELSEYPQAARGSEKQKNIERQKEEFFEAAWTRSQDFLRESQLAYRARKGEHLAVRPENPALLAEKFRERLSAAMNIPALESLFPTPWKVGARRLLPSLSPELIATAIWGPVLSWCVLELLAESIDAQEPEHAALDLFDRLRLREPLAHSFSALGFEGEESWRATARIKVALLVEAGVSRASSTTALPERAETVPVDRVAASANATSAAPAKAKEEQKQAPPPLPPILWHDADVRWLTGVHEAQGHTYFIKESYEELIWWLQLPVLRKLAGKAVPDRSAIVELSKAIKEALEAAASAKYRLDVLLGNDKPETEARRSV; the protein is encoded by the coding sequence ATGAATCAGGTTCGGGATGTGCAGAAGCATCCAGAGCGTGTAGTGCATGCGGGAGCGATTTACGCCATGGGTTTGATTGACGAGGCCAGTCATGTACTCCTGGAGCGCTATCGGCAGGAGCTTGATCCTGCCGCAATGACAGATGCCCTCACCTGGTTCTCCGGGTACATTGGATCGCATCAGTTGGACCGGCTGCTGCTGAGCTTTGTGGAGCAGTTTCCGGGCAGCAGCGTCTATCGCGCGGTTCAAACCCCGAAGGAATGGCTCACAGGCTCAACCGATGGTACCCCGCACCGGGCGGTCGCGCTGGAAGAGATGATTCTGCTTTGGATGGCAAACCGCAATGAGGCCTTCCGGCCATTCGAAGAGTTGTTCGAGGACAGGAGCCTGGCGGAGCAAACCGCCTATCGGAGCGTCGTGGAGAAGCTGCCGGCATATTTTGCGACCCGCCCCCTTGTGCCGATGGAGGACTCCGAGCCGCAGAGCCTGTTTGACGTGTTGCGGGCACCCGCGGTGGCCGCGCCGGGCTCGCTGAGGGGGCAACTCGATCTGATCCGGATAAAGTGGAGACGGCTGATCGGGGGGAGCCTCGATCGCTTACTGGCGATCGCAGGCGAGATTCTGCAGGAAGAAGACCTGGCTATCTGGCTGCAATTTAATCCACCGAACGCTGCAGCCGAAGCGGCTGCCAGGGCTGCTGCGGAGGCCGCCGCGGCAGCGGCAGCGCAACGACGCAGGGAGAGCGGACAGCAGCAATGGCCTTCGATAGTCAGCCGTTCGGAGGTGCCGCAGTTTGGCGATGCTGTCCATGAAACTGAAAAGTTCAGCCCGGACGTGGCCTGGATGCCTGGCGCCGTCTTGATCGCCAAGAGCACTTACGTCTGGCTCGCACAGCTCAGTAAGCGATACCAAAGGTCGATTCACCGACTGGATCAGATTCCGGATGAGGAATTGGAGACTCTGGCAAGGCGCGGGATGAACTCGCTGTGGCTGATTGGTATCTGGGAGCGCAGCCGGGCATCGCAAACGATTAAACAGCTCTGCGGAAATCCAGACGCGGTGGCTTCAGCTTACTCGCTCTTTGATTACGCCATCGCCGAGGACCTGGGCGGAGAGCCCGCGTACGTGAACCTGCGGAATCGCGCCTATGCGCGAGGCATCCGGTTGGCCAGCGATATGGTGCCAAACCATATGGGTATCGATTCTCCGTGGGTCGTAGAGCATCCGGACTGGTTCATCTCGCGGCAGGATAGCCCCTATCCTGCTTACAACTTCGATGGCCCTGACCTGTCGCACGACCCGCGTGTAGAGATCAAGATCGAAAGCCACTACTACGAGCAGACGGACGCAGCGGTCGTGTTTCGGCGGCGTGACCGGGCATCGGGGGAGACAAGGTACATCTATCACGGCAATGATGGCACAAGCTTCCCGTGGAACGATACCGCCCAACTGGACTACCTGAACCCAGCAGTACGCGAACAGGTGATCCAGACCATCTTGCATGTGGCACGTCTATTCCCTGTCATCCGCTTCGACGCGGCCATGACCCTGGCAAAGCGCCACTTTCACCGGCTCTGGTTTCCCGGCCCCGGCAGCAGCGGAGCGATTCCCTCCCGCGCGGAATACGGGATGTCGAGTGCCGAGTTCAATGCACATATGCCGCATGAGTTCTGGCGGGAAGTCGTCGACAGAGTAGCTGCCGAGGTTCCGGGCACACTTTTGCTCGCCGAAGCCTTCTGGCTGATGGAGGGTTACTTCGTCCGAACACTAGGAATGCATCGTGTCTATAACAGCGCCTTCATGAATATGATGCGTGACGAAGAGAACGCAAAATATCGGTCGGTGCTCAAGAACACGCTGGAGTTCGACCCAGACATTATGAAGCGCTACGTAAACTTCATGAGCAATCCTGACGAGCGGACGACCATTGATCAGTTTGGCGACGGCGACAAGTGCTTCGGTGTTACGGCGATGATGGCGACCTTGCCGGGGTTGCCAATGTTCGGTCACGGTCAGATAGACGGGTTCACCGAGAAGTATGGCATGGAGTATCGGAGGCCACGGTATGACGAAGCTCCGAACCACTGGCTGGTGGAACGACATGAGCGCGAAATAGCTCCGTTGCTGCACAAGCGAGCACTCTTTGCCGAGAGCAGCAACTTCCTGCTCTATGATTTCTTCAACGATAACGGCACGGTGGACGAAAACGTCTTCGCTTACTCGAACCGGCTGGGAGACCAGCGCGGCCTGGTACTTTACAACAACCGCTATTCCACAACAAAAGGGACGGTCGACTGGTCGGCAGCCTACGCAGACAAGCATTCGGGACAACTGCGCCAGCAGCGTTTGAAGGACGGTCTGGGTCTGAGCGGCGATCCCGCGATCATACTCAGGTATCGCGATTCCCTGACCGGGCTTGAGTATCTGCGGCGCGCCCAGAATACGGCGGAGCAGGGACTGCGCATCGAACTGCGCGCCTACCAATGCCACGTTTTTCTGGATTGGCGCGAGATGCGTGCGACCGCAGACAAACCATGGGACCGCTTGTGCGACGAGCTAAACGGGCGCGGCGTTGCCAATCTGGAAGATGAGCTGATCAACCTGTCGTTGCGGCCAGGACACGACGCTCTCCGCTGGCTGCTGGACCCTGCGCTGGTGCGAACACTCGCCGAGCTGTCTGAATATCCGCAAGCAGCCAGAGGCTCAGAGAAGCAGAAGAATATCGAGCGGCAGAAAGAGGAATTCTTTGAGGCCGCATGGACACGAAGCCAGGATTTCCTGCGGGAATCACAGCTCGCGTATCGCGCTCGCAAAGGGGAACATCTCGCAGTCAGACCGGAGAATCCAGCCTTGCTCGCGGAGAAATTTCGCGAGCGTCTGAGTGCCGCGATGAACATCCCAGCGCTCGAGAGCCTGTTTCCTACGCCTTGGAAAGTAGGGGCTCGTCGATTACTGCCTAGCCTGAGTCCCGAATTGATAGCCACCGCCATTTGGGGTCCGGTGCTCAGCTGGTGTGTCCTGGAACTACTCGCAGAGTCGATCGACGCACAGGAGCCCGAGCACGCGGCACTCGATCTGTTTGATCGATTACGCCTGCGGGAACCCTTGGCACATTCCTTCTCGGCGCTGGGATTCGAGGGGGAGGAAAGCTGGCGCGCGACGGCTCGAATCAAGGTTGCCCTGCTGGTTGAAGCTGGGGTGTCCAGGGCCTCCAGCACCACGGCCCTACCCGAAAGAGCGGAAACAGTACCGGTTGATCGCGTAGCGGCATCTGCAAATGCTACGAGCGCTGCTCCGGCCAAAGCGAAAGAGGAGCAAAAGCAGGCTCCCCCGCCGCTCCCACCCATCCTGTGGCATGACGCGGATGTCCGCTGGCTAACCGGCGTACATGAAGCACAAGGGCATACCTATTTCATCAAAGAATCCTACGAGGAGTTGATTTGGTGGCTCCAGTTGCCAGTCCTGCGTAAGTTAGCCGGCAAGGCCGTGCCAGACCGCAGCGCAATCGTGGAGTTAAGTAAGGCAATCAAGGAGGCCCTGGAGGCCGCTGCGTCCGCGAAGTACAGGCTCGATGTGCTCCTTGGGAATGACAAACCCGAAACCGAGGCACGCCGATCTGTCTAG
- a CDS encoding DNA topoisomerase 3, which produces MSDSSATVTAILAEKPSVARDIARVLGAAKKGDGFLHGNGYVVTWAVGHLVSLAQPHEMRPEWKQWRLDLLPMLPGDWPLVVYEKTKAQFEVVRKILNSPRVAQVVCATDAGREGELIFRYIYGAALCDKPVNRLWISSMTADAIRKGFEKLQPGSAYDGLADAAHGRSRADWLVGMNLSRAYSLIYNEEISVGRVQTPTLAMVVERELTLRQFVSEEYIEVIAKFEGLAERKKETYAGTWFRPRGDQGNEKETQAKLSRLAADGEEAKLIVERARTGTVTIESVKSETQRAQPPLLYDLTELQRHANRLFGFTAQETLTYAQALYERHKLISYPRTDSRHLSSDVVATVGQIANVVAPQYPQMVAEGTGTRTLSKRYVDDSKVSDHHAILPNAVNPGKLSLSPQERRIYDMVCRRFLMMWHEDHLQAVTTVITAITNPGQDGTESVVDRYRTSGTLVQQMGWKVLDPVPEKRKKGGKDSEEEEAAQVLPTDLAEGQPQRVAAIDAKKKKTKPPKRFTEGTLLTAMQTAGQSLDEKELSEAMKDTGLGTPATRASIIETLLKRGYIVRSGKTLEATDKGIHLIDVVHPEVKTPAMTGQWEAYLKKINQGEAHLAPFIEGINAYVSGVMEKVRVTPRRRFASTAKTPQPASDKKAAGARPQTTTESKAKKPSKTTQLNVLLKERFDHKTFLPGQKAACLAALSGKDHLLALPDGKGKTLCYQLAGLALEGTSLVASARVEWMEAEAAKLRERGIACDCIHANRSREALRAACVDYLSGRLKFLYVAPERLSVAGFPQMLAKRAPALIAIEEAERAVRSSQDYLANYELLREHLPALRPAVLLALTREQTPAVHTAIAEFFGLSL; this is translated from the coding sequence ATGTCTGACAGTAGTGCCACAGTGACCGCCATTCTGGCGGAGAAACCTTCGGTTGCGCGCGATATAGCCCGCGTTCTCGGGGCCGCCAAGAAGGGCGACGGATTTCTGCACGGAAATGGATATGTGGTGACCTGGGCTGTGGGGCACCTGGTTTCTCTGGCGCAGCCGCACGAGATGCGTCCTGAGTGGAAACAGTGGCGACTGGACCTGTTGCCAATGCTGCCCGGTGACTGGCCGCTGGTGGTGTATGAAAAGACCAAAGCCCAGTTTGAGGTGGTTCGCAAAATTCTGAACTCGCCGCGCGTGGCGCAGGTGGTATGCGCCACGGACGCCGGGCGAGAAGGTGAGCTGATCTTCCGCTACATCTACGGCGCAGCGCTGTGCGATAAGCCCGTGAACCGGTTGTGGATCTCATCGATGACCGCCGATGCGATTCGCAAGGGCTTTGAGAAGTTGCAACCCGGCAGCGCCTACGACGGACTGGCGGATGCCGCGCATGGCCGCAGCCGCGCCGACTGGCTGGTGGGAATGAACCTGTCGCGCGCCTACTCCCTGATCTACAACGAGGAGATCTCGGTGGGGCGCGTGCAGACGCCTACGCTGGCGATGGTGGTGGAGCGGGAGCTGACGCTGCGGCAGTTCGTGTCGGAAGAGTACATCGAGGTCATCGCCAAATTTGAAGGTCTGGCCGAGCGAAAGAAAGAGACCTACGCAGGTACATGGTTCCGACCGCGCGGCGACCAGGGCAACGAGAAAGAAACGCAGGCCAAGTTGTCGCGACTGGCGGCAGACGGGGAAGAGGCGAAGCTGATCGTCGAACGAGCGCGTACGGGCACGGTGACGATTGAATCGGTGAAGTCCGAGACGCAACGCGCGCAGCCGCCGTTGTTGTACGACCTGACAGAGTTGCAGCGCCACGCCAACCGGCTATTCGGATTCACGGCGCAGGAGACGCTAACGTATGCGCAGGCGCTTTATGAGCGCCACAAACTCATCAGCTATCCGCGTACCGACAGCCGCCATTTATCGTCCGATGTGGTGGCAACGGTAGGTCAGATTGCGAATGTCGTTGCGCCGCAGTATCCGCAAATGGTGGCTGAGGGAACGGGGACCCGTACGCTCAGCAAGCGCTATGTGGACGACAGTAAGGTAAGCGACCACCATGCGATTCTGCCGAATGCCGTGAATCCCGGGAAGTTGAGCCTGAGCCCGCAGGAGCGCAGGATTTACGACATGGTGTGCCGCCGCTTTTTAATGATGTGGCACGAGGATCATCTGCAGGCCGTCACGACGGTGATTACGGCGATTACGAATCCGGGACAGGATGGCACGGAGTCGGTTGTGGATCGATACCGGACGTCGGGAACGCTGGTCCAACAGATGGGCTGGAAAGTTCTGGATCCGGTGCCGGAAAAGCGGAAGAAGGGCGGCAAAGACAGCGAAGAGGAAGAAGCCGCGCAGGTGTTGCCGACGGATCTGGCGGAGGGCCAGCCGCAACGGGTGGCTGCCATCGATGCGAAGAAGAAAAAGACAAAGCCGCCGAAGCGTTTTACGGAAGGTACGCTGCTGACGGCCATGCAGACGGCAGGGCAGTCGCTGGACGAAAAAGAGCTTTCGGAGGCGATGAAGGACACGGGCCTGGGGACTCCGGCCACGCGCGCCTCGATCATCGAGACGTTGCTGAAGCGCGGCTACATCGTGCGCAGCGGCAAAACGCTGGAAGCGACGGACAAAGGCATTCACTTGATCGACGTGGTGCATCCCGAGGTGAAGACCCCGGCGATGACGGGGCAGTGGGAAGCGTACCTCAAAAAGATCAACCAGGGAGAGGCACATCTCGCACCATTCATCGAAGGTATCAACGCGTATGTGAGCGGTGTGATGGAGAAGGTGCGGGTAACGCCGCGACGCCGGTTCGCTTCGACGGCGAAGACGCCCCAGCCTGCCAGCGACAAGAAAGCAGCCGGTGCGCGGCCACAGACCACAACCGAGAGCAAGGCGAAGAAGCCGTCGAAGACGACACAGTTGAATGTGCTGCTGAAAGAGCGATTCGATCACAAGACGTTCCTCCCGGGACAAAAAGCCGCGTGCCTGGCCGCACTATCGGGCAAGGATCATTTGCTGGCGCTTCCTGACGGGAAGGGAAAGACGTTGTGTTACCAACTTGCTGGGCTCGCGCTGGAAGGAACCTCGCTGGTGGCAAGTGCACGAGTGGAGTGGATGGAGGCCGAGGCGGCGAAGCTTCGCGAGCGTGGGATAGCGTGTGATTGCATCCACGCGAACCGTAGCCGTGAGGCACTTCGGGCTGCGTGCGTGGATTATCTAAGTGGACGGCTGAAGTTTCTGTACGTCGCACCGGAGCGACTGAGCGTGGCGGGGTTTCCGCAGATGCTGGCAAAACGGGCTCCGGCTCTGATTGCGATTGAGGAGGCAGAGCGCGCGGTACGGTCGAGCCAGGATTATCTTGCCAATTACGAACTTCTGCGCGAGCACCTTCCGGCGCTACGACCGGCGGTGCTATTGGCGCTAACGCGCGAGCAGACGCCCGCGGTTCATACGGCGATTGCAGAGTTCTTTGGATTGTCGCTGTAG
- a CDS encoding Na+/H+ antiporter, translating into MEQFATVLILLFAVSISKAAARLSRIPLPLLQIGLGVALAAFHVHMPLDPGLFLVLFVAPLLYVDANLFPRAEVRALGKPILEMAVGLVFFTVLGAGYFIDWMIPSMPLAACFALAAVLSPTDAVAVSGLIGLKRLPTRLLHLLEGEALLNDATGLVCLRFAVIAVLTGYFSPAGASISFLTVVLGGLAAGAFLSFILMSVEKGVERTIGAYPAAQILRTLLLPFASYLLAEHFKLSGILAAVAAGFVASWLLQEIPEVETRIKSEAVTDLMQFTLNGLIFVLLGLQLQAIAKSIPSVVKQENFASAWVLGAFVLSITLVVGALRFLWTWFVLEWSFFRHKHEGGRAQHTPWRLLAATMLAGVRGAITLAAVLSIPLTRQDGTPFPGRDLAVLLASGVILFSMIAAAVGLPLVLKGLEEPPESSAEAKFRNARVLTAQAAIGRIEEVEHRLSQNSPYADSYASIASRLMDYYRRRIEAFVGDQSSRIKADRLRVAERTIRLEAVRAERKEISRMLHNHELEPGQARALLKKLDNTEATLKGG; encoded by the coding sequence TTGGAGCAATTTGCTACCGTACTGATTCTTCTTTTTGCGGTCTCCATCTCGAAGGCCGCCGCGCGGCTTTCGCGTATTCCTTTGCCGCTCCTGCAGATTGGGCTGGGCGTCGCTCTGGCCGCCTTCCATGTGCACATGCCCCTTGATCCGGGTCTCTTTCTGGTGCTCTTTGTTGCTCCTCTGCTTTACGTGGATGCGAATCTGTTCCCGCGTGCGGAGGTGCGTGCATTGGGGAAGCCGATCCTGGAGATGGCAGTTGGGCTGGTTTTCTTTACCGTCCTTGGCGCCGGATATTTCATCGACTGGATGATTCCTTCCATGCCGCTCGCCGCATGCTTCGCTCTTGCGGCGGTGTTATCCCCAACCGATGCTGTCGCCGTTTCCGGCCTGATTGGACTGAAACGGCTGCCGACTCGCCTGCTTCACCTTCTGGAAGGCGAGGCCCTGTTGAATGATGCGACAGGACTCGTTTGTCTGCGCTTCGCTGTCATTGCAGTGTTGACCGGCTACTTCTCGCCTGCTGGCGCCAGCATCAGCTTTTTGACGGTTGTTCTGGGAGGTCTGGCGGCTGGTGCGTTTCTCAGCTTCATCCTTATGTCTGTGGAGAAAGGGGTTGAGAGAACAATCGGGGCTTATCCCGCTGCGCAGATCCTGCGTACGCTCCTTCTGCCCTTTGCTTCTTACCTGCTGGCAGAACATTTCAAGCTCTCCGGTATCCTTGCCGCCGTAGCCGCTGGGTTCGTCGCGAGCTGGCTGCTCCAGGAAATCCCGGAAGTTGAGACGCGCATCAAGTCGGAAGCCGTGACCGATCTGATGCAGTTTACACTCAATGGACTCATCTTCGTTCTGCTTGGATTGCAGTTGCAAGCTATTGCAAAGAGCATTCCTTCGGTTGTGAAGCAGGAGAACTTTGCCTCCGCCTGGGTACTGGGCGCTTTTGTACTGAGTATCACTCTTGTTGTCGGTGCCTTACGTTTCCTTTGGACCTGGTTTGTCCTTGAGTGGTCGTTCTTTCGGCATAAGCACGAAGGCGGCAGAGCGCAACACACTCCGTGGAGACTTCTTGCTGCGACAATGCTGGCGGGCGTGCGAGGCGCGATCACCCTGGCGGCGGTACTGTCGATCCCATTAACACGGCAGGACGGTACTCCATTTCCTGGCCGCGATCTCGCCGTGTTGCTGGCTTCGGGTGTGATTCTCTTCTCCATGATTGCTGCGGCTGTCGGTCTGCCGTTGGTCCTCAAGGGACTGGAGGAGCCTCCCGAAAGCTCCGCCGAAGCGAAATTTCGCAATGCCCGTGTTTTGACGGCTCAAGCGGCAATCGGACGGATCGAGGAAGTAGAACACCGTCTTTCTCAAAACAGCCCCTACGCCGATAGCTACGCATCGATCGCATCCCGACTGATGGACTACTATCGCCGTAGGATCGAGGCTTTTGTCGGGGACCAGTCAAGCCGGATAAAAGCGGACCGCCTCCGAGTCGCGGAACGAACTATCCGGTTAGAGGCCGTCAGAGCGGAGCGGAAGGAAATCAGCCGAATGCTACACAACCATGAGCTCGAACCCGGCCAGGCCCGTGCGCTGCTCAAGAAGCTGGACAATACGGAGGCCACTCTCAAGGGAGGTTGA